The following coding sequences lie in one Mesorhizobium sp. NZP2298 genomic window:
- a CDS encoding AraC family transcriptional regulator: MQFSFSTEIRPPDKILYIGTSMNLSQSSNATTDPLSDVLIALGATVTRRTRLEAAGQWALEFPALDRLKFVALLRGTIWLTVPGQDAQPMSAGDVCLIGRMTYAMASDPTLPPLDGRALYDGRDVVRLGGDETIALGGSVTFSPENADFLLDMLPGFLLVPRSSTASGAVTTILTLLNGEMERAAMGSRIVSARLADVLLVEAIRAYAEGAQGIQTGWLGALSNPGLGRVLRAVHGDVARPWTVAQLASVAGMSRAAFSAAFTRQVGQPPLGYVRAWRLALAHAALARGDADIAGIGSKLGYMSQSAFTHAFRRTFGTTPKAVARAR; the protein is encoded by the coding sequence TTGCAATTCTCCTTCTCTACCGAGATAAGGCCACCGGACAAGATTTTATATATCGGAACGTCCATGAATTTATCGCAATCGTCTAACGCGACGACTGATCCTCTATCCGACGTGCTGATTGCCCTCGGCGCGACAGTGACCCGACGCACCCGGCTGGAAGCCGCGGGCCAGTGGGCCCTCGAATTTCCGGCTCTTGATCGACTGAAGTTCGTGGCGCTGTTGAGAGGAACCATCTGGTTGACCGTGCCGGGGCAAGACGCTCAACCGATGAGCGCAGGTGACGTCTGCCTGATCGGACGCATGACCTACGCGATGGCCAGCGACCCGACACTGCCGCCTCTCGACGGTCGGGCCCTCTATGACGGCCGCGACGTCGTGCGTCTTGGTGGCGACGAGACAATCGCCCTCGGTGGAAGCGTCACGTTCTCGCCGGAAAACGCGGACTTCCTGCTCGACATGCTGCCGGGCTTCCTGCTGGTTCCTCGGTCCTCGACGGCATCTGGTGCGGTGACGACAATCCTCACGCTTTTGAATGGCGAAATGGAACGCGCCGCCATGGGAAGTCGGATCGTGAGCGCCCGCCTGGCCGATGTGCTTCTGGTGGAGGCGATCCGCGCCTACGCGGAAGGAGCCCAGGGCATCCAGACCGGATGGCTTGGCGCGCTCTCGAATCCAGGGCTCGGCCGCGTGCTCCGCGCCGTTCATGGAGATGTTGCCCGGCCATGGACGGTGGCGCAACTCGCCAGTGTGGCCGGCATGTCGCGGGCGGCCTTCTCGGCAGCGTTCACCCGCCAAGTGGGACAGCCGCCGCTCGGCTATGTGCGGGCGTGGCGCCTTGCTCTCGCTCATGCGGCGTTGGCCCGTGGCGATGCTGACATAGCAGGCATCGGCAGCAAGCTCGGCTACATGTCGCAGAGTGCTTTCACGCACGCCTTTCGACGCACCTTTGGCACTACCCCGAAAGCTGTCGCGCGAGCACGATGA